From a single Canis lupus baileyi chromosome 14, mCanLup2.hap1, whole genome shotgun sequence genomic region:
- the NMU gene encoding neuromedin-U, with amino-acid sequence MPAAAEMPAPPPPPPLLLLLLLACCAGTCPGAPVLSQGLQPEQEPQLWNEIRDACSAFLSLDSQPQAPNALKELCITIMGTLPKPQETDEKDNTKRFLFHYSKTRKLGNSNVVSSVLHPLLQLVPQLHERRMKRFRLDEEFQGPIASQVRRQFLFRPRNGRRSEGYI; translated from the exons ATGCCCGCAGCGGCCGAGatgcccgcgccgcccccgccgccgccgctgctgctgctgctgctgctcgccTGCTGCGCGGGCACCTGCCCAG gtGCTCCAGTATTATCTCAAGGATTACAGCCTGAACAAGAACCACAGCTGTGGAATGAG atAAGGGATGCATGTTCCGCTTTCCTGTCCCTTGACTCTCAGCCTCAG GCACCCAATGCATTGAAGGAGCTTTGCATCACAATTATGGGGACTCTACCAAAGCCCCAG GAAACTGATGAAAAAGATAATACCAAAAGG tttttatttcattattcaaaGACACGGAAGTTGGGCAATTCAAATGTTGTG TCGTCTGTCCTGCATCCGTTACTGCAGCTTGTCCCTCAACTGCATGAGAGAAGAATGAAGAGATTCAGACTGGAC gAAGAATTCCAAGGTCCTATCGCAAGCCAAGTTCGAAGACAGTTTTTGTTCAGG CCACGCAATGGAAGGAGGTCAGAAGGTTACATTTAA